A window of Halovivax gelatinilyticus genomic DNA:
TGGTCGACGCCGCGAGGGAGGACGAGGTGTATCTCCCTGGTCGTGTTGATCGGGTGTCCTAACCGGGAGATGAATACCGGTAACGTCGTCCGTTGGAGCACCTGATCGATAACGCTGCCGAACAGCCGTCTCTGGACGGTTTGCTGGGCGTCCCACCCCATGATGATCTGGTTCGCTCGCACCTCCATCGCGCCCTGAACGATGCCGGATGCGACGTTGTGATTGATTCTGGTTTCCGTCTCGATTGGGACCTCAGCGGCCGCCCCGAAGGCCGCAATCTCGTCTAGATCTTCGTTGACAGTGGCGATTCGATCCTCGGGCGCCTCGCCGCGAGTCGGACGAACGACGGTGAGTACGTGGACCGGCTCGGTCCCACGGTCGCCTTTGAGAACGAACGCGAGTTCTAGGAGCCATTGCTGGCGTTCGGCGTGGTGTGAGAGCGGAAGCAAGATGTTGGGATCGAGTGGATCGTCACCTTCCGCGGCGACGTCTCGATCGAGCGCCAGTCTCGTCGCGGCCCGCTCGGTCACGAGCGGACTGATGACGGCCGTCACGAGCATCAACAGGACCACCGCGTTCAGCACCTCCGTCGAGAGCGGATCGAAGATTCCCTGCTCGACGCCGACCAACGTGATCGCCAGCGCGGCGGCCGCTTGTCCCGTCGAAAGCCCGAAAATCGTGTTTCGTTCGTGTGTCGAGTACCCCTGGTACCGGGAGACCAGTGCGGCGGCGAAATACTTCGTCACGAGCATCACGCCCAGGACGACCGCGGCGATCTGGAGGGTCGTGACGCCGTCGAAGATGACGGCGGGATCGACCAGCATCCCGACGTGCAGTAAGAAGAACGGGATGAAGAAGGCGTTGCCGACGAATTCGACCCGGTTGATCAACGTCCCACCGCTCGGGATGAGGCGGTTGAGCGCCAGTCCGGCGACGAACGCCCCGAGAATCGCTTCGAGCTGGAGTACGTCTGCGAGGCTCGCCGCCGCGAAGATCGCGACCATGACGAAGAGAAACTCGAAGTAGCTCTCTTCGCTCATATTCTGGAAGAAGCGACGCGTGAGCGGCGGAACGAGTAGCCAGATTGCAGCGAAGAGAACCCCCAGGGCGACGAATACTTCGAGCAGAATAATCGCCGAGAACCCATCGACCGCCGACCCGATGACGATCGCGAGGACGACGAGCGCCAGTGTGTCGGTAAACAGAATGCCGCCGAACACCGCCGTCACCGCGCGGTTTTTTGTCACGTTGAGTCGGTTAACGATCGGATACGCGAGCAGGGTGTGTGACGAGAAGACGGCGGCGAGTAAGAGCGCGGCCAGGATGTCGAAATCGAGTACGACGACGCCGAGGATCGTACCGATCGCAAATGGGAGCAAGTAACTCGTCAGTCCGAAGACGGCGGCGTCTTCCGGCGATTCGAGAAATCGTTGCAAATCGAGTTCGAGGCCGACGGTAAAGAGCAAGTAGATGAGACCGACCGTCCCGAGCAGTTCGATCGCGTCGGTGTGTTCGATCACGCCCAGCGCGTTCGGTCCGAGCGCGACGCCGAAGAGTACGATCCCGACGATGCCCGGTTGTCCGAGTCGCTTGATGAGTAACGGGCCGAGTAAAAACGCTCCCATCGCGATCGCGAAGACGAGTACCGGCTCTTCGAGCGGGAGCGTCGGCGACGAGGTTGCGACAGTCATCATCATTGCGACAGTCATCATCGAAGAGAACCTAGAATTGTGGGTGTCGATCGTCTTGATGGGTACCGAAGACGTCGGTCGTATCGAGCTGTCTGTACGTCGCTGGTGTTGGCGACTCACCTTAACTGTCTCGAAGTTCGTAGGGAAACCGTATCGGTAGAGCGACGGCCGGCGGATTCATCCTCTCTGCTGTCGACGGGTTCCGGTACCGCCCGAACGGTGATGAGGCGAAGACGAGTCGAACTACTCCGTCGGACGAGCGAACGGTACGAATCAGTTCGTGACCTAGGCCGACGCTCGTCCCGGGTTGGGTAGTATTCATCCAGCTCTCACGGCGACGATCAGTCCGATCCGGTGGGTGTCGGTATAGGCACGCCCAACTGGGAGGTGGTCAGAACGTAGTCTCTCTATAGTAATGGAACGATCCGTGTTCTCGACCACTATGGCAGAACGTCCGTTGACGAACGTCAGTTATCGATCGGGTGATGGGGCCCGCTCATCGAGAACGGACTGGATACGTACCGTCGTCTACTGTGTCTCGACCAGCGAGTTCGAACTGCCCCGACCGAAAAATTGCGCCGAGGTGTGTCGCTGATGTGCGGTATCATCGGTCGAGTCGGACGCGACGAAGCGATCGACTCGCTACTCACCGGCCTCGAAAACCTCGAGTATCGCGGCTACGATTCCGCGGGAATCGCGGTTCAAAACGGCGCCGGGATTAACGTCGAGAAACAGTCGGGCAAGGTGTCCTCACTCACCGATTCGATCGATCGGAACGACCTCGCTGGTCGTCTCGGAATCGGTCACACTCGCTGGAGTACGCACGGACCGCCTACCGACGAGAACGCACACCCACACACCGACTCGACGCGCGACGTCGCCGTCGTGCACAACGGTATCATCGAAAACTACGCGGAGATCCGATCGCGGTTGCAACGCGCCGGCTACGAGTTTACGAGCCAAACCGACACGGAAGTCGTTCCGCACCTCATTCAGCGAAATCTCGACCGAGGAGTGGAGGCCGAAACCGCCTTCCGTCGGGCGATCGACGAACTCGAGGGGAGCTACGCGATCGCCGCCATTTGTGACGGTGAAGACGAACTCTACGCGGCTCGTCAGGGTTCGCCGCTGGTGGTCGGTATCGAGGGTGATGGCTACTTCCTCGCGAGCGACGTCCCCGCTTTTCTCGAGTACACGGACACCGTCGTCTACTTAGAAGACGGCGACTTCGTCACCCTTCGGTCGAACGGGGTTCGGATCACCGATCGTGACGGAAACCCGGTTCGTCGAGACCGACACACCGTCGACTGGGACGCCGAGGAGGCCGGAAAGGGAGAATTCGACCACTACATGTTAAAGGAGATAACGGAACAGCCGACATCGCTGGCTCAGTCGATCGAGGGCCGATACGATCCGCACACTGGGTCGGTCACGCTCGACGATCTGGAGACCTTCGAGGGAATTTCTCGCGTCCTGCTCGTTGCGTGTGGCACGTCGTATCACGCAGCCCAGTACGGGACGATCGCGCTCCGCCGGTCCGGCGTCGCGGCCGATGCGATCCTGGCAAACGAGTTCAGTCTCGCCGCGCCGCCGATCGACGAGGAGACGCTCGTGATCGCGGTCACACAGAGCGGCGAAACCGCGGATACGCTCACGGCGGTGCGGCAGGCGGCCGACCGTGGCGCGAAGACGCTGTCGGTGACGAACGTGGTCGGCTCGAGCGCCGCTCGAGAGACCGACCAGCAACTGTTCATCCGCGCGGGTCCAGAAATCGGCGTCGCTGCGACCAAGACGTTCTCCTCCCAAGCGGTGTTACTCACGCTCCTCTCGCACCGAATTGCGACCGATACGACCGGCTCTTCGAGCCTTCCCATCGGGCAGTTGTGCGTGGAACTGGAGCAGTTACCGGCGCTCGTCGAGACGCTCATCGAAGCGAGCGATGCGCGATCGATCGCCAGACGATACCGCGATCAGGAGTCGTACTTCTTCATCGGCCGGGGATTCGGCTATCCGGTCGCCAGCGAAGGCGCGCTCAAGTTCAAAGAGATCACGTACGAACACGCCGAAGGATTCGCCTCCGGCGAATTGAAACACGGCCCGCTCGCACTCGTCACCCCGGAAACGCCCGTGTTCACCGTGTTCACGGGAGAGGAAGACGAAACGACGCTCGCTAACGCCGCCGAAGCGACCACGCGGGGCGCGCCGGTGATCGCGATCTGCCCGGACGGGCACGACGCCATCCAGACGGCCGATGCCCACCTCGCGATCCCGGACGTAAACCCCTTGCTCTCGGGCATTCTCGCGACGATACAACTACAACTCGTCTCCTATCACGCGGCCGCGTTGCTCGACAGGGAGATCGACAAGCCAAGAAACCTCGCCAAGAGCGTCACCGTCGAGTGAGACCGCGATCAGGCGGTTCGACCGGACGTCCCGGATCAGACGGTTCGACCGGACGTCCCGGATCAGACGGTTCGACCGGACGTCCCAAACGAAGCTGGTAGACCGGCTTCAATCGTAGAATAATGTGGTACTTACCGGTGGAAATGTTGAATTATCGCCCGACGTGACCGTCGTGTCTGGGTGACCGTCCGTCTCATCGACGTCGGACCGTCAGGTGTCAGCGACTGTCACGAACGCTGGTATGCGGTCTATAATAAATAGGGTTTCATCGAAATCCGTGATCGATGCCGGCGAACCAGGATACCAAGTGGACCCCGCTCGAACAGACGTCACAGACTTCCGCGCCACGCTGTGTCAACTGCAATAACCGCGTGACCCGCCAGTTCGCGCGCGTCTTCGGAGACAACCGGGACGTCGTACACGCCTGCCCGGAATGTTCGACCTACCGGGAGATGAAGACGTCCGACTTCATCCCCAAAGCCCATCGGTAGCTCGTCGGGTGCGTTCAGACGAACTTCTGGTAGCGATCGACCAGGCGATCGAGACCGAACGCGCCGCTCGTGACCGTGTAGTGGGTCGCCAGTCGCGGATTGAATTTCGCTTTGTACCGATTGATGCTCGGAACTCCCGCCCCGACGAGATCGTAGCGTTCAGCCCCGCGTTCGATTCCCTCACACATCACGTGCCAGTCGAGGAGGTCGTTGACCGCGACGTCGACGTCGCGATCGATTTTGACGCCTCCCTGCCAGCGTAGCAACGTGGTGTCTGATTCGAGCACGAGGATCCCGCCGTGAAATTCCCCGTCTATCGTACAGACGTACGGTCGAAGCGCGCCGTCGGGAAGCGCCTCGTACAGCGAGCGTACGTACTCGGGTGAGAGCTGAAACGGCCGGCCCTGGCTCTCGTACCTCGCGGCCACCTGTCGGACGATCGCTTCGACGTCGTCTGTCCCACCCTCCGCGATGGCGACGTGCTCCGGGGTCGAACGAACGTTCCGGCGGGCGTCGCCGCTGAATCGATCGATGAGCTCGTCCGGCGTGGCGTCGAGGTCGACGATGTACGTATACCCCGGCGTCACGTCGTACTCGTTCCAGACGAACGGCCGGACGTCGTCACAGCCGGCGGTCGTAAACTTACAGTAGATCGGCCCGTACTTCTCGTCGAGCCACTCGAGACTCCCATCGAGAAATCGCTGGACCCGTCGGTCGGCCTTGCGCTGTTTGAGCGACGAAAGCCCGCTCATCGCCGGTCCGAGGTAGCACGACCACGACCGCGGTGCCGGCGAAAACGCCGCGCTAAACGGGCCCTTTTCGAGGACGAAAATCGGAAAGATTCCGACGGCTTCCTGGCCTTTGAACCCGGCCAGCGCAACGATTTTCGTTCCCGTCTCACGTGATTGTCGCGTCAACGCTTCGGCTCGAAAGAGCGGATTCGTCGAGTCGAATCGCTCGACGTATCGGTTCCACTCCGCCCCCTCGGTCGCCAGATCGAACCGACGTATATCGATGCTCATTGGCTCAGAGATACCCGAGATCCGAGAGACGATCTTCGACGAGTCGGTCGTCCGTGGTCGTGGTCGGACCGGGATCGTACGCGGGATAGGCTCGCGTCGTTCCGCGATCGACGACCGGAAGCGGCGCTCCGTCCATTTCCTCGTCGACGGGCACGTCGAAGAACGCACAGATCGTCGGTGCGACGTCGAACAGGTGGGCGTCGTCCATGGGAGCTTCGTCGAATCCATCACCGACGGCGGCGATCAGCCCATCTCGCTTGTGATTCCAGGGTTCGATCGGCTCACCGAACAGGTCGCCCGTAAGTCTCGCGACGATCGCGGTGTCGAACGCTCGCGGAACCGTCACGACGTCCGGCCCGGATTCGACGTGCGGTCCGGAGAAGAACTGCTCGCGCGGGCCGACCGATTCGAAGACGGGATCGCCAGCGGGCGTGGTGAGCGATTCGAGCTCGTCGACGAGACGTGATCGGACGGACTCGTACCGATCGGGTGGTACCGTACCGTTCGGTTCTCTTCTCTCGACGTTCAACCGTATCCCGAGTTCGCTCTTCGATCGAACGTAGGCCTTCGAGGCCGGAAAGTCGACCTGCTCGCTTCCGGCACGAATCGCGTCGCTCGGGAGCCGCCGACCGATCGGTTCCGCCAGTCCAACGTAATCTAAGGCATTGGCCACCCGCTGGGTCGTGATTCCAAAGCGCGCGGCGATCGAGACGGCCCGTTCGAGTGGCCCCGGCTGGTGTTCGCCCGCGTCCTCTCCCGACAGAAGATCGTTTTCGAACGCCCGCGACCAGGTAGGCA
This region includes:
- a CDS encoding cation:proton antiporter; the encoded protein is MMMTVATSSPTLPLEEPVLVFAIAMGAFLLGPLLIKRLGQPGIVGIVLFGVALGPNALGVIEHTDAIELLGTVGLIYLLFTVGLELDLQRFLESPEDAAVFGLTSYLLPFAIGTILGVVVLDFDILAALLLAAVFSSHTLLAYPIVNRLNVTKNRAVTAVFGGILFTDTLALVVLAIVIGSAVDGFSAIILLEVFVALGVLFAAIWLLVPPLTRRFFQNMSEESYFEFLFVMVAIFAAASLADVLQLEAILGAFVAGLALNRLIPSGGTLINRVEFVGNAFFIPFFLLHVGMLVDPAVIFDGVTTLQIAAVVLGVMLVTKYFAAALVSRYQGYSTHERNTIFGLSTGQAAAALAITLVGVEQGIFDPLSTEVLNAVVLLMLVTAVISPLVTERAATRLALDRDVAAEGDDPLDPNILLPLSHHAERQQWLLELAFVLKGDRGTEPVHVLTVVRPTRGEAPEDRIATVNEDLDEIAAFGAAAEVPIETETRINHNVASGIVQGAMEVRANQIIMGWDAQQTVQRRLFGSVIDQVLQRTTLPVFISRLGHPINTTREIHLVLPRGVDHHEGFYESVHAVKRIGSSLGVPITAYVVGGSAHQYEKLFGLVAEEITIEFESVADWNDLEPTLAERTTEDDLVVALSPRPGDIGWHGQLDGLPNVFASLPPESFISIYPRQGKPEYDRQYLRLE
- the glmS gene encoding glutamine--fructose-6-phosphate transaminase (isomerizing), whose amino-acid sequence is MCGIIGRVGRDEAIDSLLTGLENLEYRGYDSAGIAVQNGAGINVEKQSGKVSSLTDSIDRNDLAGRLGIGHTRWSTHGPPTDENAHPHTDSTRDVAVVHNGIIENYAEIRSRLQRAGYEFTSQTDTEVVPHLIQRNLDRGVEAETAFRRAIDELEGSYAIAAICDGEDELYAARQGSPLVVGIEGDGYFLASDVPAFLEYTDTVVYLEDGDFVTLRSNGVRITDRDGNPVRRDRHTVDWDAEEAGKGEFDHYMLKEITEQPTSLAQSIEGRYDPHTGSVTLDDLETFEGISRVLLVACGTSYHAAQYGTIALRRSGVAADAILANEFSLAAPPIDEETLVIAVTQSGETADTLTAVRQAADRGAKTLSVTNVVGSSAARETDQQLFIRAGPEIGVAATKTFSSQAVLLTLLSHRIATDTTGSSSLPIGQLCVELEQLPALVETLIEASDARSIARRYRDQESYFFIGRGFGYPVASEGALKFKEITYEHAEGFASGELKHGPLALVTPETPVFTVFTGEEDETTLANAAEATTRGAPVIAICPDGHDAIQTADAHLAIPDVNPLLSGILATIQLQLVSYHAAALLDREIDKPRNLAKSVTVE
- a CDS encoding DUF7563 family protein — its product is MPANQDTKWTPLEQTSQTSAPRCVNCNNRVTRQFARVFGDNRDVVHACPECSTYREMKTSDFIPKAHR
- a CDS encoding lipid II:glycine glycyltransferase FemX, producing the protein MSIDIRRFDLATEGAEWNRYVERFDSTNPLFRAEALTRQSRETGTKIVALAGFKGQEAVGIFPIFVLEKGPFSAAFSPAPRSWSCYLGPAMSGLSSLKQRKADRRVQRFLDGSLEWLDEKYGPIYCKFTTAGCDDVRPFVWNEYDVTPGYTYIVDLDATPDELIDRFSGDARRNVRSTPEHVAIAEGGTDDVEAIVRQVAARYESQGRPFQLSPEYVRSLYEALPDGALRPYVCTIDGEFHGGILVLESDTTLLRWQGGVKIDRDVDVAVNDLLDWHVMCEGIERGAERYDLVGAGVPSINRYKAKFNPRLATHYTVTSGAFGLDRLVDRYQKFV